The following proteins are co-located in the Doryrhamphus excisus isolate RoL2022-K1 chromosome 3, RoL_Dexc_1.0, whole genome shotgun sequence genome:
- the chd8 gene encoding chromodomain-helicase-DNA-binding protein 8 isoform X1: MADPIMDLFEDTPLFNLDALPGESFSQGSSDPVEEALKLALGQMDTPESELAVNAGLGVPVVAAAVPEQAPIPVPAQQQVVPAQTVPLAVAQVPAAVDSVPQVPAQVAVPVASNTGVATSSAVLLNSPLTVSSPPATTTATAASAQQLAQLAQQLTPQQLAAITQQAGGKIVILKGPQGQAQVLQTVPASAGQTGGKVIRLVSGSPIKPGMSILQGGAVLNQATGAAAQAQVKVGSAGVQRLLQSPNGPVKQVLLTSMPQQVQQTQGQQVQVQIPQGQTQVQVQSQPAHIQVQAQNQVQLQPAMQAQTPGSEAKRITLVLQQPSQAAAAATPTGQTVAGQPQVTQVQTAQGGQQQQQQQAQAPARLVLGQLPGGKLVLQGSQLSALTQARAAGQAGGQPKVLTIQLQVQQQPNQQGGVKYQLVSGGGNTGSPQVLQISQGQGGQRLAVPFKMLLQPQTSSASTAGGGAVSVVKVVNTSTAGPSSTTTSPTQTIRIAKAPGDSSSVRRVEILCKQEKANRIVAEAIARAKARGEKNLPRVLNQDELPATQTSPEIGGTVTVVSTTKKKTSGGGSKKKSPVATGSPSKPAGGADKKGKAKPAGGSVIDTGGIVIPAAGNKSKSKIKTNTITLVGAKKRKRNASSDHSDGELSPASPAALEEDLIMKRRSNRVVKRKKYTEDLDIKITDDEDEQEDVDVMTTTAAVASISAQPVAAVTTPAAAAAAAHMHQEIEFNADGLPGMQFFVENPSEEDAAIVDKVLSMRLTKKEVFPGQYTNVEEFFVKYKNYSYLHCEWASLEQLEKDKRIHQKIKRFKTKHAQMRHIFQEEEELFNPDYIEVDRILDVSHSVDKDNGEHVVYYLVKWCSLPYEDATWELKEDVDEGKVEEFSKIQTRQPRLKRTSRPPAGSWKKLEETREYKNGNTLREYQLEGVNWLLFNWYNRQNCILADEMGLGKTIQSIALLSEIYAAGLQGPFLVIAPLSTITNWEREFSTWTNMNAIVYHGSLASRQMIQQYEMYCKDDKEHLIPGAYKFDALITTFEMILSDCPELREISWRCVIIDEAHRLKNRNCKLLDSLKMLDLEHKVLLTGTPLQNTVEELFSLLHFLEPAQFPSEIEFLREFGDLKTEEQVQKLQAILKPMMLRRLKEDVEKNLAPKQETIIEVELTDVQKKYYRAILERNFSFLSLGANSNSNVPNLLNTMMELRKCCNHPYLINGAEEKIVAELRMVYDPLAPDFHLQALIRSAGKLVLLDKLLPRLKAGGHKVLIFSQMVRCLDILEDYLINKRYLYERIDGRVRGNLRQAAIDRFSKPDSDRFVFLLCTRAGGLGINLTAADTCVIFDSDWNPQNDLQAQARCHRIGQSKAVKVYRLITRNSYEREMLDKASLKLGLDRAVLQSMSGNKDSNVNGIQQFSKKEIEDLLRKGAYAAIMDENDEGSRFCEEDIDQILQRRATTITIESEGKGSTFSKASFVASENRNDIALDDPEFWQKWAKKADIDMDTINRKNTLVIDTPRVRKQTRQYSSLRGEGGELSDMDSDEEYPPANSRHSRSSRRSDRQSGVGYGRTDCFRVEKHLLVYGWGRWRDILAHARCKRRLSDRDVETICRVILVFCLLHYRGDENIKSFIWELITPPENGREPQTLLNHSGLSIPVPRGRKGKRVKAQSTFDVQKVEWIRKYNPDTLLLDDSYRKHLKHQCNKVLLRVRMLYYLKQEVIGDHADSVLKGADIRDVDIWIPEMEQQEVPAGWWDAEADRSLLAGVFKHGYEMYTTMRADSRLCFLERVGRPDDKAIDAEQHTGDGELGDEGDYDKYSEDPEFKPASRLPKDSYEEPDGMKAEEEITVVDNKAVPAITESIPNPNQSGCDWPSSSSLTARLRRLITAYQRSYRQEQLKLEAEAKGDRRRRRCEQASKLKEIARQERQQRWTRREECDFYRVVSTFGVERMKKEPGLPDGEDPDFDWNRFRTFARLDKKTDESLSRYFRSFVIMCRRVCHLRPSRDEDTSSGPQTVAPITEERASRTLYRISLLRRLRERVLPHPSLEERLPLAPPSSELPTWWNIPDHDRQLMLGTALHGVSRTELSIFSDPQFTFSAARDEFIQNQQAALPPQPPPQPIMHLGQPKSDGEVSGGKEEGQEEDIRLLGGEIGANLQSTPLGLHDAKSQAQTWSFKKNKAKGGSKGEEGGSDSDSDSDSGSSSSDRSGSSDDSGDSDEEVDGAGMKTCDEDNSLISMTLSQDGIPPSDPIRVDWPKDRVLINRLDSLCTLVLTGQWPSGRRYVSEAHLNANSELAGDEMAYARAARKPIGMPGGEGEDGEFTVKLLKEEGLKLTFSKQALMPNGSGGESSRKRRKDQELSDPDGLLDPLERIPRRRDPPTWLKENPDYEVEGDMLELLVNRSKRKRRRRADKVLTGNEKVKLINMRTGKKIGAAFCPMLQDLREYLEENPDFAVMPDWSETVRNSGFLPEALFHRLLNEYTEIPKKSRHRHHHHHHHHHHHHHHQHTPEPTPENPYLEGVEEETLVSDGAYMMDEEDLETSQHFLTSPDFDVKIEAGDSLSQGDYDSSDQEALLDDVILTQKDSDSSSSSED, translated from the exons ATGGCAGACCCTATAATGGACCTCTTTGAGGACACCCCACTGTTTAATCTGGATGCACTTCCGGGTGAGTCCTTCTCGCAGGGTTCTTCAGACCCCGTGGAGGAAGCCCTTAAACTAGCACTGGGTCAAATGGACACCCCTGAGTCTGAGCTTGCCGTCAACGCTGGCCTCGGTGTACCCGTAGTAGCCGCCGCCGTACCTGAACAGGCCCCAATCCCGGTCCCCGCGCAGCAGCAAGTGGTACCCGCTCAGACGGTTCCTTTAGCTGTAGCCCAAGTTCCTGCTGCTGTTGATTCTGTACCTCAAGTTCCGGCCCAGGTCGCCGTACCTGTTGCTAGCAACACCGGCGTCGCTACCAGTAGCGCCGTTCTGCTGAACTCCCCGCTAACTGTCTCCAGCCCTCCAGCTACGACGACCGCCACCGCCGCTAGCGCACAGCAGCTCGCACAGTTAGCTCAGCAGCTCACTCCGCAGCAGTTAGCCGCCATCACACAGCAAGCCGGCGGGAAAATTGTCATTCTTAAAGGCCCTCAAGGACAAGCCCAGGTCCTGCAGACTGTGCCCGCATCTGCGGGTCAAACCGGCGGCAAGGTGATTCGTTTGGTGTCCGGCTCGCCTATCAAACCCGGCATGTCCATATTGCAAGGAGGAGCGGTTTTGAACCAAGCGACGGGCGCGGCGGCGCAAGCCCAGGTTAAGGTCGGGTCTGCCGGCGTGCAGAGGCTGCTGCAGTCTCCCAACGGGCCCGTGAAGCAGGTGTTGCTCACCTCCATGCCCCAGCAAGTGCAGCAGAcgcaaggccagcaggtgcaggtgcAGATACCCCAGGGCCAGACCCAAGTCCAAGTCCAGAGCCAGCCTGCTCACATCCAAGTCCAAGCGCAAAATCAGGTGCAGCTTCAGCCAGCCATGCAGGCCCAGACCCCG GGGAGCGAAGCAAAAAGAATCACACTGGTTCTCCAACAGCCGTCACAGGCGGCTGCTGCTGCGACACCAACGGGTCAAACCGTGGCAGGCCAGCCGCAGGTCACACAGGTTCAGACAGCCCAAGGAggacagcagcaacagcaacaacaggCCCAAGCTCCGGCTAGACTGGTCCTGGGTCAGCTCCCCGGGGGGAAACTGGTCCTCCAGGGAAGTCAGCTTTCAGCCTTGACACAGGCCCGGGCTGCAGGCCAGGCAGGGGGGCAGCCCAAAGTCCTCACCATCCAGCTGCAGGTGCAACAGCAGCCTAACCAGCAAGGAGGTGTGAAG TACCAGCTGGTGTCAGGAGGAGGTAATACGGGAAGCCCACAGGTACTCCAGATATCCCAAGGCCAAGGGGGGCAGAGACTGGCAGTGCCTTTCAAAATGCTCCTGCAACCACAG ACAAGCTCGGCATCCACAGCTGGCGGCGGGGCAGTTTCCGTGGTGAAGGTCGTCAACACCTCGACGGCAGGACCCTCCAGCACGACCACCTCCCCGACGCAGACCATACGCATCGCAAAGGCCCCCGGCGATTCTTCCTCCGTGCGACGCGTCGAGATCCTGTGCAAGCAGGAGAAGGCAAACCGTATCGTCGCCGAAGCGATAGCGAGAGCCAAAGCCCGCGGTGAGAAGAACCTGCCTCGAGTGCTCAACCAGGACGAACTCCCAGCCACGCAAACATCGCCGGAAATAGGGGGTACAGTCACGGTGGTATCGACCACAAAGAAAAAGACAAGCGGCGGAGGGAGCAAGAAGAAAAGTCCCGTAGCTACGGGATCGCCATCcaaaccagcagggggcgctgacAAAAAAGGCAAAGCCAAACCTGCAGGAGGGAGCGTCATAGACACTGGAGGGATTGTAATACCCGCCGcaggaaacaaaagcaaaagtaaAATCAAGACCAA CACTATTACTCTTGTGGGAGCAAAGAAACGAAAAAGGAATGCGTCTTCTGATCACTCAGACGGGGAGCTCAGCCCCGCCTCACCTGCTGCGCTGGAGGAAGACCTGATCATG AAGAGGCGTTCAAATCGCGTGGTGAAAAGGAAGAAGTACACAGAAGACCTGGACATTAAGATAACGGACGACGAGGATGAGCAGGAGGACGTCGACGTCATGACGACCACGGCGGCCGTGGCCTCCATCAGCGCGCAGCCCGTAGCAGCGGTGACAACGCCGGCAGCAGCCGCCGCAGCGGCTCACATGCACCAGGAAATAGAGTTCAACGCCGACGGACTGCCTGGCATGCAGTTCTTTGTG GAAAACCCGAGTGAGGAAGATGCTGCCATTGTGGATAAAGTCCTTTCTATGCGACTAACAAAGAAAGAA GTTTTCCCAGGGCAGTACACCAATGTTGAGGAATTCTTTGTAAAATACAAGAACTA tTCATATTTGCACTGTGAATGGGCCAGCTTGGAGCAGCTGGAGAAGGACAAAAGGATCCATCAAAAGATCAAAAGGTTCAAGACCAAACATGCACAAATGAGGCATATCTTCCAAGAG GAGGAGGAGCTGTTCAACCCGGACTACATCGAAGTGGACAGGATTCTCGATGTTTCCCACAGTGTCGACAAAGACAACGGCGAG CATGTGGTGTACTACTTGGTCAAGTGGTGCTCCCTTCCGTATGAAGACGCCACCTGGGAGCTGAAGGAGGACGTGGACGAGGGGAAGGTTGAGGAGTTCAGCAAAATCCAAACTCGGCAACCCCGTCTCAAGAGAACG TCCCGACCCCCGGCCGGCTCGTGGAAGAAGCTGGAGGAGACCCGAGAGTACAAGAACGGCAACACGCTTCGGGAGTACCAACTGGAGGGCGTCAACTGGCTGCTCTTTAACTGGTACAACAG GCAAAACTGCATCCTGGCAGACGAGATGGGTCTAGGGAAGACCATCCAATCCATCGCACTCCTGTCCGAGATCTATGCTGCGGGGCTCCAAGGCCCCTTCCTCGTCATTGCTCCTCTTTCCACCATTACAAACTGGGAACGGGAATTCTCCACGTGGACCAACATGAACGCCATCGTGTACCATGGCAGCCTCGCCAGCAGGCAGATGATCCAGCAGTACGAGATGTACTGCAAAGATGACAAG GAACATTTAATCCCAGGCGCATACAAATTTGACGCCTTGATCACAACGTTTGAGATGATCTTATCCGACTGTCCGGAGCTGAGGGAGATCTCGTGGCGTTGTGTGATCATCGATGAGGCTCATCGTCTCAAGAATCGTAACTGCAAGCTGTTGGACAGCTTGAAGATGTTGGATCTG gaACACAAGGTGTTGTTGACCGGCACTCCTCTGCAGAACACCGTGGAGGAACTCTTCAGTTTGCTTCATTTTCTGGAGCCTGCCCAGTTCCCATCTGAGATTGAGTTCCTCAGAGAATTTGGAGACCTCAAAACGGAGGAGCAG GTTCAGAAGCTGCAGGCGATATTGAAGCCGATGATGTTGCGAAGACTCAAAGAGGATGTTGAGAAGAATCTGGCGCCCAAACAGGAGACCATCATAGAG GTTGAGTTGACCGACGTCCAGAAGAAATACTACCGTGCAATCCTGGAGCGGAACTTCAGTTTTCTCAGTTTAGGAGCCAACAGTAACAGCAACGTGCCCAACCTGCTCAACACCATGATGGAGCTGCGCAAGTGCTGCAACCACCCTTACCTCATCAACG GTGCCGAGGAGAAGATCGTAGCAGAGTTACGGATGGTATACGACCCTCTGGCCCCAGACTTCCATTTGCAGGCCCTGATTCGGTCTGCGGGCAAGCTCGTCTTGCTGGACAAGCTGCTGCCACGTCTCAAAGCTGGTGGCCACAAAGTACTCATCTTCTCCCAGATGGTACGCTGCTTAGACATTCTGGAGGACTACCTCATCAACAAGAG ataccTTTATGAGCGGATTGACGGCAGAGTGCGTGGCAATTTGCGGCAGGCCGCCATCGACCGCTTTAGCAAGCCCGACTCGGACCGCTTTGTCTTTCTGCTGTGTACCCGAGCTGGAGGCTTGGGTATTAACCTCACTGCTGCTGACACTTGTGTCATATTTGACTCGGACTGGAACCCTCAAAATGACCTGCAG GCACAAGCCCGATGTCATCGCATTGGCCAGTCTAAGGCAGTCAAGGTCTACCGTCTGATCACCAGGAACTCGTACGAGAGGGAAATGCTCGATAAAGCAAGTCTGAAGCTCGGCCTTGATCGCGCCGTTCTGCAAAGCATGAGTGGCAATAAAGACAGCAATGTCAATGgg ATCCAGCAGTTTTCCAAGAAGGAGATCGAGGACTTGCTCCGGAAGGGAGCATACGCCGCCATCATGGACGAGAACGACGAGGGCAGTCGTTTCTGTGAGGAAGACATCGACCAGATCCTCCAGCGACGagccaccaccatcaccatcgaGAGCGAGGGCAAGGGGTCCACCTTCTCCAAGGCCAGCTTTGTGGCCTCTGAGAACCGCAACGACATCGCCCTTGACGACCCTGAATTCTGGCAAAAGTGGGCCAAGAAAGCTGACATAGATATGGACACGATTAACCGAAAg AACACACTTGTGATTGACACTCCGAGAGTACGCAAGCAGACTCGACAGTATTCCAGTTTGCGAGGAGAAGGCGGGGAGCTGTCTGACATGGACAGTGACGAAGAGTACCCGCCTGCAAATTCCAGACACTCGCGTTCTTCCCGACGCTCCGATCGTCAGAGCGGAGTGGGTTACGGACGCACAGACTGTTTCCGCGTGGAAAAACATCTGCTTGTCTATGG ttgggGGCGCTGGAGGGACATTTTGGCTCACGCCAGATGTAAGCGACGACTGAGTGATCGCGACGTGGAGACGATATGCCGCGTCATCCTGGTCTTTTGTCTCCTGCACTACCGTGGCGATGAGAACATCAAGAGTTTTATCTGGGAACTCATCACACCACCGGAGAACGGACGTGAACCCCAAACACTGCTCAACCACTCCG GCCTTTCCATACCCGTCCCCAGGGGCAGGAAGGGTAAGAGGGTAAAAGCTCAGAGCACGTTTGATGTGCAGAAAGTGGAGTGGATCCGCAAGTACAATCCTGATACCCTTCTGCTTGACGACAGTTACCGCAAACACCTCAAGCACCAGTGCAACAA GGTGTTGCTGAGGGTGCGTATGCTCTACTATCTCAAGCAGGAGGTGATTGGTGACCACGCTGACTCGGTGCTGAAAGGAGCCGACATCAG AGATGTCGATATTTGGATACCAGAGATGGAGCAGCAAGAAGTACCTGCCGGATGGTGGGATGCGGAGGCTGACCGCTCACTGCTGGCCGGTGTGTTCAAACACG GTTATGAGATGTACACGACCATGCGTGCGGATTCACGCCTGTGCTTCTTGGAGAGGGTTGGTCGCCCCGATGACAAGGCTATCGACGCCGAGCAACATACCGGTGATGGGGAGCTAGGAGATGA AGGGGATTATGATAAATACTCTGAGGACCCCGAGTTCAAGCCAGCGTCAAGACTCCCCAAAGATTCTTACGAGGAG CCTGACGGCATGAAAGCAGAGGAGGAGATTACAGTGGTGGATAATAAGGCCGTCCCAGCGATCACAGAAAGCATACCTAACCCGAACCAGAGCGGATGCGATTGGCCGTCGAGCTCGTCGCTGACGGCACGGCTGCGGCGCTTGATCACGGCGTACCAGCGCAGTTACAGGCAAGAGCAGCTGAAACTTGAAGCTGAGGCAAAGGGCGACCGCAGGCGAAGGAGGTGTGAGCAAGCCAGTAAGCTGAAGGAGATCGCACGGCAAGAACGTCAACAAAG GTGGACACGCAGGGAAGAATGTGATTTCTATCGTGTAGTGTCGACCTTTGGCGTGGAACGGATGAAAAAGGAGCCGGGCCTTCCTGACGGCGAAGATCCAGATTTTGACTGGAACAGATTTCGTACTTTTGCCCGTCTGGATAAAAAAACCGACGAAAGCCTTAGTCGGTACTTCCGTTCTTTTGTAATCATGTGCCGGAGAGTGTGCCACCTCCGTCCTAGCCGTGATGAAG ATACGTCATCGGGTCCCCAGACTGTGGCGCCCATCACTGAGGAACGTGCTTCCCGGACACTTTACCGCATTAGCCTCCTCCGGCGCCTTCGTGAGCGAGTGCTCCCCCACCCTTCCCTGGAAGAGCGTCTGCCACTGGCCCCGCCCAGCTCTGAGTTGCCCACCTGGTGGAACATACCCGACCATGACCGCCAGCTCATGCTGGGCACGGCGCTCCACGGTGTCAGCCGCACCGAGCTCTCAATCTTCTCCGACCCTCAGTTCACTTTCAGCGCGGCCCGAGATGAATTCATTCAGAACCAGCAAGCTGCGCTTccgcctcagccgccgccgCAGCCCATCATGCACCTCGGCCAGCCCAAGTCTGACGGGGAGGTGTCCGGTGGGAAGGAGGAAGGCCAAGAAGAGGATATTAGGTTGCTCGGTGGGGAAATCGGTGCTAATCTACAGAGTACGCCTTTGGGTCTCCATGACGCCAAGTCACAGGCGCAGACCTGGAGCTTCAAGAAGAATAAAGCCAAGGGAGGAAGCAAAGGCGAAGAAGGCGGTTCCGATTCGGATTCCGATTCGGACTCGGGGTCGTCGTCGTCTGATCGATCGGGCAGCAGTGACGACAGCGGAGATAGTGATGAAGAGGTGGATGGAG CAGGCATGAAGACGTGTGATGAAGATAACAGTTTAATCTCCATGACCTTATCTCAAGATGGCATTCCACCTTCTGATCCTATAAGAGTAGACTGGCCCAAG GACCGTGTGCTGATCAACCGTCTGGACAGTTTGTGTACGCTGGTGCTGACCGGACAGTGGCCATCGGGGCGGCGTTACGTCTCCGAGGCTCATCTCAACGCAAACTCTGAACTGGCAGGAGACGAGATGGCCTACGCTCGCGCGGCCCGCAAGCCCATCGGCATGcctggaggagaaggagaggaTGGAGAATTCACTGTCAAGCTCCTCAAG GAGGAGGGTCTGAAGCTGACCTTCTCCAAGCAGGCGCTGATGCCTAACGGATCAGGAGGCGAGAGCAGTCGCAAGCGACGCAAGGACCAAGAG TTATCAGACCCAGATGGACTCCTTGATCCACTGGAACGTATACCTCGGCGCCGGGACCCGCCCACCTGGCTCAAAGAGAACCCAGATTATGAAGTAGAAGGAGACATGCTGGAG CTTCTCGTAAACAGGAGCAaacggaagaggaggaggagggcagaTAAAGTCCTGACGGGCAACGAGAAGGTCAAACTTATTAACATGAGGACTGGAAAGAAG ATTGGAGCAGCGTTCTGTCCGATGCTGCAAGACCTCCGAGAATATCTGGAGGAAAATCCCGATTTCGCTGTCATGCCGGATTGGTCGGAAACAGTTCGGAACTCG GGCTTTTTACCCGAAGCGCTCTTCCACCGACTACTCAACGAGTACACAGAGATCCCTAAGAAAAGCCGCCAccgccatcaccaccaccaccatcaccatcaccaccatcaccaccaccaacacACTCCAGAGCCCACTCCTGAAAATCCCTACCTAGAAGGCGTAGAGGAGGAGACCCTGGTCTCGGATGGAGCGTACATGATGGACGAGGAGGACCTGGAGACTTCCCAACACTTCCTCACAAGCCCAGACTTCGATGTAAAAATAGAGGCCGGCGACAGCCTTTCCCAAGGAGACTATGACAGCTCGGATCAGGAGGCCCTATTGGACGATGTCATCCTCACGCAGAAGGACTCTGACTCGTCATCCAGCTCAGAGGATTGA